Sequence from the Aquimarina sp. Aq107 genome:
TTGATACTAAATATAATCGTTTTGGTTTTGAATTTAACTTAGTAGATACTGCTGGAATAAGGCGTAAATCTAAGGTTAAAGAAGATTTAGAGTTTTATTCTGTTATGAGATCCGTTCGTGCTATAGAGCATAGTGATGTATGTTTGTTGCTTGTAGACGCTACTCGCGGATTTGATGCTCAGGTTCAAAATATATTTTGGTTAGCAGAACGTAACCGCAAGGGTATTGTGATTTTAGTGAATAAGTGGGATTTAATCGAAAATAAAGAAAGTAATACTTTAAAAGATTTTGAGAAGTACATCCGTAAGCAGATAGAGCCTTTTACAGATGTACCTATTGTTTTTATTTCAGCATTAACTAAACAAAGGCTTTTTAAAGCTATAGAAACTGCTGTAGATGTATATAAAAATCGTTCAAAAAAGATCAAAACTAGTGTAATGAATGATACAATGCTTCCTATTATAGAGAGGAATCCTCCTCCAGCCTATAAGGGTAAGTATGTGAAAATAAAGTATTGTATGCAGCTACCTACACCTCAACCACAATTTGCATTTTTCTGTAACCTGCCTCAATATATTCGTGAGCCATATAAACGATTTTTAGAAAATAAACTGCGTAAAGAATTTGATTTTCATGGAGTTCCGGTAGCTGTGTATTTTAGGAAGAAGTAAGATTTAGAAAATGAAAAAGCCTCTGCTAATAATACTTTTACTCCTAATATTTATAATCTCAGGGATTAGTTTTCTTGTGATTAAAAGTAGTAGAGAAGTAGTGTCCGCATTTGGTAAAATGGATGAGGCAATACAACAAAAGAATTATTCCGTTCAAAAAAGTAATGATTCTTTATTAAGATCAATAAAGAATGAAGAACATTTGATTAAAGCGTTGCGTATAGATTCTATAACGACTAGTTTTAAAGAATATATAGAGTCAATAAAACAGGAGATGTTAGGTGCAAAAGATCCTCAGAATTATGAACTAATGGATGAGCCGAATAATATGTTTTTTACGGATAATGGTGTATCTGAAAAAGGGAAAGAGTTTGTTAAGAAAATAGATCAACTTAGAGAAACACTTTTGATAACGGCAGAAACATCTGAATTAAAAGCCGAAATAAGTAATACTTTAAGTACTGGACAATTGCGTGATAGAGATGGTAGAAGAAGAGATTGGTTAATGTTTAATTTTAAGGATTTTCCCTTAGTAGCAAGTATAACAAAACTCACACAAATGCAATCTGATGTTACTGCGATTGAATCAAAGATATTTCTGCATTATTTAGAGAAATAAAGTGCTTTTTTCTATATAAATTTAAAGCTGTTCCTTAATCTTTAAGAGTTGACCTCTAATAGATTCTAGCTTCCTAATAATATCAAAGCTGTCTAAAGCTTCTTGTTTTTGTTCTTTTAGATGAATTTTGGCTCCTTCTAAGGTGAACCCACGTTCTTTTACTAAATGATAAATCAGTTCTAGGTTTTTGATGTCTTCCGGAGTGAATTTTCTATTTCCTTTAGCATTCTTTTTTGGCTTAAGGATATCAAATTCTTTTTCCCAAAAACGAATCAGAGAAGCATTCACATCAAAAGCATCGGCTACTTCGCCAATACCATAGTACATTTTTTTCGGTAAGTCAACATACATAGTTAATTCTCGTTTTTTTGAGTAAAAGTTCCATCTTGTTCAAAAACCAAATTACTTTCAGGAAAATCTTCGTCAGTTAATTTCTTAATTTCCTTTAAAGCTCTTTTTTTATCATCCATAAAAGGATATATCTCATCAATCTGTTTTGCAGAATGCAGTTTTCCTTTTATGAAATTACCTTTAGGGTCTATTTCAATTTCAGCAATTGGTGCATATCCTTTTATTCCAGTTAAATTAAATCTAGAGTAGGTGCAAAAATTACCTAAACTATAAGCAATGAACTTATTGTTATATACTTCAAATGCTCTTGATACATGTGGTCCGTGTCCAAGAATAATATCTGCTCCAGCATCTATTAAAGTATGTGCAAAAAGATATACGTTACCGCGATCCTCACCATAAAAACGTTCAGTTTTTCTTGTTACGTGTGTGTGATCAGCTCCTTCTGCTCCTCCATGAAAAGAAACAATTACAATATCTACTTTCTCCTTTAGTTCCTTAACAATTCTTTTTGCTTTGGTTAAGTTATGAATTTTTACGCAATCTTTGTTTGGGGCAAAGGCACAAAATCCATACGTGATTCCATTTTTTTCGAATATGGTAGATTCTTGCGCAAAAATACCAGCATATGCAATGTTATGTTTTTCGAGAGTTTTAGCGGTGTTTTTAATGCCAATAGCTCCAAAATCACCAATATGATTGTTTGCAATACTCATTACATCAAAGCCTGTTTCTTCAAGATATTTGCCAAAATATTCCGGGGAACGAAAGGAGTAACATTTAGAAGGATCAGAACATCGTTTTGCATTTTCTCCAACATCAGTAAGCGTGCCTTCTAAGTTTCCAAAAAGAATATCCGCTTGTTGCAAAACAATATTGACATCATCAAATGGACCTTTATCTTTTGGCGGTAAATAACTTTCATTAGGAAAATTAGTTCCCATCATAATATCTCCGACAGCCATTAGTTTTATACTTTTTGGTATCGAAATTTTTTCCATTTCTAGCTTAAAATCCTCAACGATGGTGGTCATTGAGTCAATAGTTTCTTTAGAAAATTTCTGTGCTTGTATACTATAATTAAAACCAATTAAAAGTACAAGAAGAAGTGCTTTGCGCATAAGAACTAGTCTAGAGTTTCATTAATTAAAGAAGAAGCTTTTAGCATTTCATTAAATTCTTCGGAAGTTAAACTTCCGTAATAAAAGTTGCGTGGGTTAATACGTTCTCCATCTTTAAATATTTCATAATGAAGGTGGGGAGCTACAGACCTTCCTGTGCTTCCTACATAACCAATAACATCACCTCGTTTTACCTTTTGTCCTTTCTTTACGTTGTATTTACTAAGATGCGCGTAGAGACTCACGTAGTTAAAACCATGATCAATTCTAATATGTCTCCCGTAACCGCTAGAATTTGCATCAGCTCTTGTTACTGTTCCGTTTCCAGACGCATATATTGGTGTTCCTGTAGCAGCAGAAAAATCCATTCCATAATGAAATTTTCTAGCCTTTGTAAAAGGATCACTTCTCCATCCATATCCAGATGCCATTCTTTTTAAATCAGAATTTTGAATAGGTTGGATCGCTGGAATTGTTGAAAGTAATTCTTCTTTTTGCTCTGCTAAATTTTTAATTTCATCTAGTGAAATAGATTGTACAGCTATCTGTTTTGTAAGCTTATCTATTTGTTTCTGGCTTTCAATAATCATTTCAGAATTATCATACCCTTCATACCCTTTGTATCTGTTAACACCTCCATAACCAGCTCCTCTCACTTCTTCAGGGATTGGTGGTGCACCAAAGTATAATCTGTAAATATTATCATCTCTTTCTGCAATTTCGGCAAGAACAGCGTGATCTTTTTTTAACTGTTTATTCATCAGCTCATACTGCAGCTTCATGTTATCCAGTTCCCTTTTGTAAGCCTTTTCTTTTGGAGTTTCTAATTGAGGAATGTTTAGATAGATTAACAAAAGCACAAAACCAGCCAAAAAAGCACCAAGAACACCTAAAATGGCGAAACCAAATTTACGTCCTTTCTTTTGCTCAATTCTACGATAAGATAGCGTCTCGCTATCGTAGTAATATTTAACCTTTGACATAATCTAAAATATACTATTTTTGCAGGATATTAGCCAAAAATAGGCTTGTTTATACTTTGAGGCGAGAACAAATATAATAAATTGTCGCAAAGTCCAGAAAAAACTGACAAATATCGATAGCATATCTTTAGATAACTTTTGATAATTAATTGATTATAAAGAAAATATAAAAAAATGAAATCCCAAGACATCAGAAACCAATTTTTAGCGTTTTTTGAATCCAAAAAACACAGTATAGTGCCTTCTGCGCCTATGGTTATTAAGGACGATCCTACTTTGATGTTCACAAATGCAGGGATGAATCAATTTAAAGAATACTTTCTAGGAAATGGAATTCCTAAGAATAATCGTTTGACCGACACTCAAAAATGTCTTAGAGTTAGTGGTAAACATAATGATTTAGAAGAGGTAGGTATGGATACGTATCATCATACCATGTTTGAGATGTTAGGGAACTGGAGTTTTGGTGATTATTTTAAGAAAGAGGCAATAGAGTGGGCTTGGGAATTATTAACCGAGGTTTATGGCATAGATAAGAATATCTTGTATGTTTCAGTTTTTGAAGGAGCAAAAGATGAAAACCTAGATATGGACCAGGAAGCATACAATTTATGGAAACAAATT
This genomic interval carries:
- the der gene encoding ribosome biogenesis GTPase Der, with the protein product MSNIVAIVGRPNVGKSTFFNRLIQRREAIVDAVSGVTRDRHYGKSDWNGKEFSLIDTGGYVVGSDDIFEAEIDKQVELAIDEADAIIFMVDVESGVTGMDEEVANLLRKVDKPVFLAVNKVDNGKRAENAVEFYSLGLGEYYTIASINGSGTGELLDALVEALPEQEEEEVSELPRFAVVGRPNAGKSSFINALIGEDRYIVTDIAGTTRDAIDTKYNRFGFEFNLVDTAGIRRKSKVKEDLEFYSVMRSVRAIEHSDVCLLLVDATRGFDAQVQNIFWLAERNRKGIVILVNKWDLIENKESNTLKDFEKYIRKQIEPFTDVPIVFISALTKQRLFKAIETAVDVYKNRSKKIKTSVMNDTMLPIIERNPPPAYKGKYVKIKYCMQLPTPQPQFAFFCNLPQYIREPYKRFLENKLRKEFDFHGVPVAVYFRKK
- a CDS encoding MerR family transcriptional regulator; the protein is MYVDLPKKMYYGIGEVADAFDVNASLIRFWEKEFDILKPKKNAKGNRKFTPEDIKNLELIYHLVKERGFTLEGAKIHLKEQKQEALDSFDIIRKLESIRGQLLKIKEQL
- a CDS encoding CapA family protein, giving the protein MRKALLLVLLIGFNYSIQAQKFSKETIDSMTTIVEDFKLEMEKISIPKSIKLMAVGDIMMGTNFPNESYLPPKDKGPFDDVNIVLQQADILFGNLEGTLTDVGENAKRCSDPSKCYSFRSPEYFGKYLEETGFDVMSIANNHIGDFGAIGIKNTAKTLEKHNIAYAGIFAQESTIFEKNGITYGFCAFAPNKDCVKIHNLTKAKRIVKELKEKVDIVIVSFHGGAEGADHTHVTRKTERFYGEDRGNVYLFAHTLIDAGADIILGHGPHVSRAFEVYNNKFIAYSLGNFCTYSRFNLTGIKGYAPIAEIEIDPKGNFIKGKLHSAKQIDEIYPFMDDKKRALKEIKKLTDEDFPESNLVFEQDGTFTQKNEN
- a CDS encoding M23 family metallopeptidase yields the protein MSKVKYYYDSETLSYRRIEQKKGRKFGFAILGVLGAFLAGFVLLLIYLNIPQLETPKEKAYKRELDNMKLQYELMNKQLKKDHAVLAEIAERDDNIYRLYFGAPPIPEEVRGAGYGGVNRYKGYEGYDNSEMIIESQKQIDKLTKQIAVQSISLDEIKNLAEQKEELLSTIPAIQPIQNSDLKRMASGYGWRSDPFTKARKFHYGMDFSAATGTPIYASGNGTVTRADANSSGYGRHIRIDHGFNYVSLYAHLSKYNVKKGQKVKRGDVIGYVGSTGRSVAPHLHYEIFKDGERINPRNFYYGSLTSEEFNEMLKASSLINETLD